A single window of Deltaproteobacteria bacterium DNA harbors:
- a CDS encoding MFS transporter: protein MTEPTNALRTPAPRSTLGILFLTVFVDLLGFGIVIPLLPYYAHRFAASGVTAGALVACYSAMQLVFAPLWGRLSDRVGRRPVMLVSLAASTLSYALFASATGLGMLFLSRLLAGAGGANIAVAQAFIADVTSDEERAKGMGVIGAAFGLGFVFGPAIGGLLAAYGHWAPGAAAALICGANLVIAIVRLPESLPSARRSMSDAPREHPLRHVGRALQHAQLTPLLVLFFVVVFAFATMETTLSLLCATYFQLPAAQIYWLFGFMGLTMSVVQGGLIGRLASYTDERRMVTGGCALLAIGLLATPFAYPFAPLLVALALVACGQGIASPTLSSLISKVSSAAEQGGVLGLSQSMGSLARILGPLWGGLLFDWGPAGPFVSTGLLMVAATVVAARLGRATATAAAPAPRLPASP, encoded by the coding sequence ATGACTGAGCCTACGAATGCGCTTCGCACACCGGCACCGCGGTCGACGTTGGGCATTCTGTTTCTCACGGTCTTCGTCGACTTGCTCGGCTTCGGCATCGTGATTCCGCTCTTGCCGTACTACGCCCACCGCTTTGCGGCGTCGGGCGTGACAGCGGGGGCCCTAGTCGCTTGCTACTCGGCGATGCAGCTCGTGTTCGCGCCGCTGTGGGGGCGGCTGTCCGACCGAGTCGGACGGCGACCGGTGATGCTAGTCAGCCTGGCGGCTTCGACGCTGTCCTACGCATTGTTTGCGAGTGCGACCGGTCTTGGGATGTTGTTCCTGTCGCGTCTGCTGGCCGGCGCCGGCGGCGCGAACATCGCCGTGGCGCAGGCCTTCATCGCCGACGTGACCAGCGACGAAGAACGCGCCAAAGGCATGGGCGTGATCGGCGCGGCCTTTGGACTCGGTTTCGTGTTCGGACCCGCCATCGGTGGACTACTCGCGGCGTACGGGCATTGGGCGCCGGGCGCGGCGGCGGCGCTCATCTGCGGCGCGAATCTGGTTATCGCGATCGTTCGGCTACCCGAGTCGCTGCCGAGCGCCAGGCGGTCGATGTCGGATGCGCCGCGGGAGCATCCGTTGCGGCACGTTGGCCGCGCGCTGCAGCACGCGCAACTGACGCCGTTGTTGGTGCTGTTCTTCGTCGTCGTGTTCGCCTTCGCCACCATGGAAACGACCTTGTCGCTATTGTGCGCGACGTACTTTCAATTGCCCGCCGCGCAGATCTATTGGCTGTTCGGATTCATGGGACTGACGATGAGTGTGGTGCAGGGCGGGCTGATCGGACGCCTGGCGAGCTACACCGATGAGCGCCGGATGGTGACGGGCGGTTGTGCGCTGCTCGCAATCGGGTTGTTGGCGACACCGTTCGCCTATCCGTTTGCGCCGCTGTTGGTTGCGTTGGCTTTGGTCGCGTGTGGCCAAGGGATCGCATCTCCGACGCTGTCGAGTCTAATTTCGAAGGTGAGCAGCGCCGCGGAACAGGGTGGCGTACTCGGCTTGTCGCAGTCGATGGGCAGTCTGGCACGCATTCTCGGTCCGCTCTGGGGCGGGCTCCTGTTCGATTGGGGCCCGGCGGGCCCGTTTGTGAGTACCGGACTGTTGATGGTGGCCGCGACGGTGGTGGCCGCGCGACTCGGGAGGGCTACCGCAACCGCGGCAGCGCCAGCGCCACGCTTGCCAGCCAGTCCCTGA